One window from the genome of Eriocheir sinensis breed Jianghai 21 chromosome 7, ASM2467909v1, whole genome shotgun sequence encodes:
- the LOC126994509 gene encoding ribosome biogenesis protein BRX1 homolog: MGRKRKRAATLQEEEEPVPLPSLAPPLVRDSDEPVKKKKKWINKQRVLVFASRGMSFRNRHLMEDMRTLMPHSKPESKKENKDNLRVINEIAEMKNCNKCVYFENRKKKDLYMWVANVPKGPSVKFLVLNAHTMKELKMMGNCLKGSRPLLSFDPAFDQPHFAVIRELLVQTFGTPNQLPKSQPFHDHVFCFSILDNKIWFRNYEVLDVDGKLSEIGPRFVLDPIKVFDGSFGGQTLWDNPHFVTPNTIRSVKKKAQSFKYTNKVQQKEGYKKRTPKDPFLGDPTNDIFQTKPPEEAVSEEKQIFIRKKI; encoded by the exons ATGGGCAGGAAGAGGAAACGTGCGGCgaccctgcaggaggaggaggagcccgtgCCCCTGCCCTCCCTGGCGCCCCCGCTGGTCAGGGACTCCGACGAGCCCGTCAAGAAGAAG AAAAAATGGATCAACAAGCAGCGAGTGTTGGTCTTCGCCTCTCGTGGCATGAGTTTCCGCAACCGCCACCTGATGGAGGACATGAGGACCCTGATGCCCCACAGCAAGCCCGAGTccaagaaggagaacaaggacaaTCTGCGAGTCATCAATgag ATTGCCGAGATGAAGAACTGTAACAAGTGCGTCTACTttgagaataggaaaaagaaggactTGTACATGTGGGTCGCTAATGTGCCCAAAGGACCCTCGGTTAAATTCCTTGTCCTGAATG CACACACGATGAAGGAGCTCAAGATGATGGGGAACTGCCTAAAGGGGTCGCGGCCTTTACTCAGCTTCGACCCAGCCTTTGATCAGCCACACTTTGCGGTGATCAGAGAGCTGTTGGTGCAGACATTCGGGACCCCCAACCAGCTTCCCAAGAGCCAGCCCTTTCACGACCACGTCTTCTGCTTCTCCATCCTCGACAACAAGATCTGGTTCAGGAATTACGAGGTTTTGGATGTGGACGGCAAGCTTTCGGAGATCG GCCCTCGCTTTGTGCTGGATCCCATCAAGGTGTTTGACGGCAGCTTCGGGGGACAGACTCTCTGGGACAACCCTCATTTCGTCACCCCCAACACG ATTCGCAGTGTCAAGAAAAAGGCTCAGTCCTTCAAGTACACGAACAAGGTGCAGCAGAAGGAGGGCTACAAGAAGAGGACCCCCAAGGATCCCTTCCTGGGCGACCCCACCAACGACATCTTCCAGACCAAGCCGCCTGAAGAGGCAGTCAGTGAGGAGAAGCAGATATTTATCCGTAAGAAGATATAA